The Tenacibaculum sp. MAR_2010_89 sequence AAATTTAAAAACAATCAATCATTTGCCATTCCTGGTCATAATATTCCTTTAGCTACAGCTGGTGTGTTAATACTTTGGTTTGGATGGTTTGGGTTTAATGGTGGCTCAGTTTTATCAGCAGACCCCACCAAAACATCTTTAACCCTAGTTACAACTTGCTTAGCTGCTGCAAGCGGAGGTGTATTTTCTTTTATTAGTTCTTCAATCATTTATAAAAACTATGATTTAACAATGTTTTTAAATGGAATATTAGGAGGACTTGTTGGAATAACTGCTGGTGCAGATTTAATGTCTCCTACGAATGCTATTATTATTGGAGCAATTGCCGGTATTTTGGTTGTATTAGCTGTTGCTCTTATTGACACTTGTAAGTTAGATGACCCAGTAGGTGCTATTGCTGTTCATCTTTTTTGTGGTATCTGGGGAACTTTAGCGGTTGGTATTTTTGGAGACCTTGCTAGCCTTAATCAATTTGTATCTCAACTTATTGGAGTTATTGCATATGCCTTGTTTTGTATATCCACATCATTTATCATCATTTATACACTTAAAAAAACTATAGGAATAAGAGTTTCAGAAAAGGACGAGCTAAAAGGCTTAGACAAATCAGAACATGGTATTAGTGCTTATCCTGAATTTAGATTAAACGAATAATTAAACTATAAAACCATCAAATAATGAAAGATCAAGGATTATATTTAAATGAATTTGAAAGAGATAATTGTGGAGCTGGTTTTATCTGTAATTTACACGGTAAAAAATCAAATAAAATAATACATAATGCCCTCGAAATACTTGTTAAATTAGAGCATAGAGGTGCCGTTAGTTCTGATGGAAAAACTGGTGATGGAGCAGGTATTCTTATTGATATACCTCATGATTTTTTTAAACGAGTTTGTAATTTTGAAATCCCATCGTATAAAGAATATGCAGTTGGTATGGTTTTTCTTCCTCAAAATAAATATCAATTAAATTTTTGTATTAATATTTTTGAAGAAGAACTTAAAAATCAAGATTTAAGAATTTTAGGATGGAGAGACGTTCCTGTTGATAGCAATTGTATTGGAAACATCGCTGCAAAATCAGAACCTTATACAAAACAAATATTTATTGATAAAAACGCTCAGAGCTTAACAGATTTAGAGTTTAATGCTAAATTATTTGCTGCAAGAAAAATAACTGAACACATAATAGCAAACTCAAAATTATCTGAAGCTAATTATTTTTACGTACCCTCTTTATCAACTACAACTATTATTTATAAAGGATTGTTAATACCTGAAGATATTGGCATTTATTATAAAGATTTACAAGAAGAAGATGTAGTTACTCGTTTAGCGTTAGTACATCAACGATTTTCAACAAATACTTTTCCTTCTTGGGATTTAGCACAACCTTTTCGTTATATGTGTCATAATGGTGAAATCAATACATTAAAAGGAAACGTAAGTAGAATGCGTGCTCGTGAAGAGCTCATGAAAAGCCCATTGTTTAAAAACAACATTAAAAAACTGTTCCCTATAATTCATGAAAACAAATCAGATTCAGCCTCAATGGATATGGTTGTTGAGTTATTATTAATGACAGGGAAAACCCTTCCTGAAGTTCTCATGATGATGGTTCCTGAAGCATGGGAAAAAGACCAAACAATGTCAAATGAAAAGAAGGCTTTTTATGAATATAATTCATGTATCATGGAGCCTTGGGATGGCCCAGCATCCATACCATTTACAGATGGAAATTATATAGGTGCAGTATTAGACAGGAATGGGTTACGCCCATCAAGGTATACAGTTACCAAAGATGGTTTTGTTATTATGGCTTCAGAAATTGGTGTTGTTGAAGTACTTCCTCAAAACGTTGCTAAACATGGAAGACTTGAACCTGGGAAAATATTCTTGGTTGATATGAACGCTGGAAAAATTATAGAAGATAAAGAAGTTAAAGATCAAATAATACACAAGCACCCTTATAAAAAATGGATTAAAGATCACTCGCTTCCTTTAGCAGAAGTTCCTTATACTGAAAACCCTCCAACATATGAAGTAACTGATTACAAAACACGTTTAAAAGCTTTTGGATACACTTTTGAAGACATTTCTACAGTTATTAACCCAATGGCTACAAAATCTAAAGAAGCTATAGGTTCAATGGGAACTGACACCCCTTTAGCTGTACTATCTAATAAATCACAATTGTTATATAACTACTTTAAGCAATTATTTGCTCAAGTAACAAACCCTCCTCTTGATGGCATCCGTGAAGAAATAATCACAGACATTAGTTTAGCAATTGGTGGAGACAGAAACATATTTGATACAATTCCAGAGCAAGCAAAAAAGCTTCGTATTCAAAATCCTGTAATTTCTAATGAAGATCTTGATAAGATTAAAAATATAAAACATCCTGATTTTAAATCTAAATTAATTCCCATATTATATAAACATAAAAGAGGTGTAAATGGCTTAGAAATCGCTTTAGATAACATATTAGACAAAGCTGAAAAAGCAATAGATAAAGGCACAAATATTATAATTTTATCTGATCGCGGAATTACTAATAAAAAAGCCCCAATACCAGCCTTACTTGCTTGTTCATATTTACATCATTCTTTAAACAGAAAAGGTAAACGTTCACAATTCGGAATTGTAATAGAAACTGCTGAAGCACGAGAACCACATCATTTTGCCACTCTTTTTGGCTATGGAGCAAGTGCAGTAAATCCATATTTAGTTAATGAAATTATTGAACAAGAAGTAGCACAAGGAACTATAAAAAACCTAAGCAAAGCTAATGCTGTTAAAAATTACAATACAGCAATAGGTAAAGGGTTACTCAAAATTATGAATAAGATTGGAATATCTACTTTGCATTCATATAGAGCTTCCCAAATATTTGAAATTTTAGGATTAAAACAATCTTTTACTAATAAATATTTCCCTAACACCCCTTCAAGAATTGGTGGTATTGGTTTATACGTATTAGAAAAAGATATCTTATCTAGATATAAAAGTGCTTTCCCTTCTAAAAAAATTGAAGCAAATCTTGAATTACCTATTGGAGGTGATTACCGTTGGAGAAGAAATGGTGAAAACCATCAATTTAATCCAAACTCAATTGCTAAACTTCAACAAGCAGTAAGACTAAAAAGTAAAGAAAGCTATGCTACTTATTCCAAATTAATTAATGAGCAAAGTGAAAATTTAATGACGATTAGAGGTTTATTAGAATTTAATAATTTGAATCCAATACCTATTGATGAAGTTGAACCTTGGACAGAGATCGTAAAACGTTTTAAAACTGGTGCCATGTCTTATGGTTCTATTAGTAAGGAAGCTCATGAAAACTTAGCTATAGCAATGAATAGAATTGGAGGTAAAAGTAATTCTGGAGAAGGTGGTGAAGATATAGAAAGGTTTAAAGTTTTAAAAAATGGAGATTCAAAAAAGAGTGCTATAAAACAAGTTGCTTCTGGTCGATTTGGAGTTTCTAGTAATTATTTAACGAATGCTAAGGAAATCCAAATTAAAATGGCACAAGGTGCTAAGCCTGGAGAAGGCGGGCAATTACCTGGCGAGAAAGTATTTCCTTGGATAGCTAAAGTACGAAATTCAACGCCCTTTGTTGGTCTTATCTCTCCACCTCCACATCATGATATTTATTCTATTGAAGATTTAGCTCAATTAATTTACGATTTAAAAAATGCAAATAGAGAAGCTAGAATTAATGTTAAGTTAGTATCAAAAGTAGGAGTTGGAACCATTGCAGCTGGGGTTGCAAAAGCTAAAGCAGATGTTATATTAGTGTCGGGATTTGATGGAGGAACTGGTGCTTCTCCTTTAACTTCACTAAAACATGCTGGACTTCCATGGGAATTAGGAATTGCTGAAGCCCAACAAACTTTAATTTTAAACAATCTAAGAAATAGAGTTGTTTTAGAATGTGATGGACAGTTAAAAACCGGGAGAGATGTGGCCATCGCTACTCTTTTAGGAGCTGAAGAATTCGGTTTTGCTACTGCTCCTTTGGTTGCATCAGGGTGTATAATGATGAGAGCTTGTCATTTAAATACATGCCCAGTTGGTATTGCTACTCAAGATCCAGAATTAAGAAAAAACTTTAAAGGAACACCTGAGCACGTAATTAATTTCATGTATTTCGTTGCTGAAGAGCTTAGACAGATCATGGCTAAACTTGGTTTCAAAACAATAAATGAAATGGTAGGTCAAGTACATAAACTAAGCACAAAAAAAGCTATCAATCATTATAAAGCAAAAGGCATTGATTTATCTAATATTCTTTATCAACCAAAAACAAAAAACAAATTACTTTGTAATACTGAACAACAAGATCATGAATTAAAAAATGTGCTTGATTTAAGAATTTATAAAGAAGCTAAACCTGCAATTTCAAAGAAAATACCAATGTCTTTTGAATATCAGATAAAAAACACTAACAGATCAGTTGGAGCAATTCTTTCTAATGAAATTTCAAAAATCCATGGAGAAAACGGGCTTCCTGAAAACACGTTACAACTAAACTTCATCGGTTCAGCCGGTCAAAGTTTTGGAGCATTTGCTTGTAAAGGACTAACCTTAAGTGTTGAAGGAGAAACCAATGATTATTTAGGTAAAGGACTTTCAGGAGGTAAATTAATTATAAAAAAACCTCAAATTGCAAGTTTTAAAGCTGAAGAAAATATTATTACGGGTAATGTTAGTTTATACGGAGCAATAGCTGGAGAGGTTTATATAAATGGTATTGCAGGAGAAAGGTTTGCTGTTAGAAATTCAGGTGCTATTGCTGTTGTTGAAGGAGTTGGAGATCACGGATGTGAGTATATGACTGGAGGAAAAGTAATTGTTCTTGGTAATACTGGTAAAAACTTTGCCGCTGGGATGAGTGGAGGGATTGCTTACTTATACAATAAAAATAACAGTTATAAAAAATCACTATGTAATATAGAAATGGTTGATTTAGAAGCTCCCTCATCTTCAGATTTAAATGAGTTATATCAGTTAATAAATAACCATTACACTCATACAAAAAGCAACATTGCTAATAAAGTTTTGTTGAACTGGAAAAAAGAATCAATGAATTTCATTAAAGTTTTTCCAAAAGAATACAAAAAAGCAATACAGAAAACACATAAAGAGGTAAAACAATTAACAGCATAGACAATGGGAGAAATTGGAGGTTTTAAATTATACAAGAGAATTAACGAAAAGCAACAACCAGTTAGTAAACGTTTAAAGAACTATAATGAGTTTACTATTAGTTTAAATCAAGACACATTAAAAAGTCAAGCATCAAGATGCATGAACTGTGGAGTTCCATTTTGCCATAGTGGATGTCCGTTAGGAAACTTAATTCCTGATTTTAATGATTATATACATAGGGGCGAATGGAAAAAAGCTCTTAACATACTTCATAGTACTAATAATTTTCCAGAATTTACAGGAAGACTATGTCCTGCTCCTTGCGAAAAAGCTTGTGTTTTAGGTATTATTGACGCTCCTGTTTCTATCGAAAACATAGAAAAATATTTAGTCGAGAGAGGGTTCAAGGAAGGTTGGATTAAACCTAAACCTCCTACTAAAAGAACTGGAAAAACTATTGCAATAGTAGGTTCAGGTCCAGCTGGATTAGCTGTCGCTCAACAATTAAATAGAAGTGGCCATTTAGTTACTGTTTTTGAGAGAGACGATAAACTTGGTGGTTTATTACGTTATGGTATACCTAATTTTAAATTAGAAAAAAATATTATTGATAGAAGAATTAATATTCTTGAAGAAGAAGGTATTATTTTTAAAACTAATGTAAATGTTGGGATAAATTATAGTATTGAAAAATTACAAAAATTTGATGCAATTGTTTTATGTGGAGGAGCTACAATTCCTAGAAATTTACCTATAAATAAGTTTACTATAAATGGAGTTCATCAAGCTATGGATTATTTAAAAGAACAAACAAAAGCCCTATATAACCAAAAACAGGAAATAGCTATAAATGCAAAGAATAAAAATGTAATTGTTATTGGTGGTGGTGATACTGGATCTGATTGTGTTGGTACTGCAAATAGGCAAGGAGCTAGTTCAGTAGTTAACTTTGAAATATTACCTAAGCCTTCTAAAAATAGAGATACTTCGACTCCATGGCCTTTTTGGCCTTTACAACTAAAAACTACAACTTCTCATGACGAAGGCTGCGATAGAAATTGGTTAATTAACACTAAAGAATTTTTGACAGATGATTCAGGAAATTTAACTGGCATAAAAACGGTTAAAGTAAAATGGGAAGTTGATTCAAATAAAAAACCAGTTCTAATTGAACAATCAGGTTCAGAAAAAATATGGCCTTGTGACTTAGTTCTTTTATCACTTGGTTTTACTGGTCCTGAAAAAACATTAGCTGAACAATTAGAACTTAAAACCAATCAAAGAGGTAATTATTCGGCAAAAGAATATCAAACAAATATTCCTAAAATATTTACAGCTGGTGATATGAGAAGAGGTCAATCATTAATTGTTTGGGCTATTTCTGAAGGAAGAGAAGCTGCTAAATCTGTTAATAAATTTCTTCTTAAAAAGAATCTCTTACCATATAAAGGTCAAGGTGATTTACTAAATTCAAATAACTAAAAAAAACTCCTTAAAAAATTAAGGAGTTTTTTTTATAATAAATTGAATGATTGTTTTGCTATTTCTAATTCTTCATTTGTAGGTATAACCAATATTTTTACTTTTGATGAATCTAAACTAACATCTATTAACTCTTTAGCTCTAATATCATTTTTATTTTTATCTAATTCAATACCAAAAGTTTCCATTTCGGTACATACTAAATTTCTTATCATACTTGAATTCTCTCCAATTCCAGCTGTAAAAACTATAGCATCTAAACCATTCATAGCTGCTACATAAGAACCGATATACTTTTTAATTCTATAAGCATTCATGTCTAAAGCTAATTTACAAGCTACATTACCTAGAGAAGCTTCTTTTTCAATATCACGTAAATCACTATAACCAGTTAACCCTAACATCCCGCTTTCTTCCTGCAACATAGTATAGACATCGTCTATTTTATATCCTAATTCATTTATTAGATAAAAAATTAAGCTATGATCAATATCACCAGAACGACTTCCCATAATTAATCCTGTAACAGGTCCAAACCCTAAACTATGATCAATACTTATTCCATTTTTTATAGCTGTCATACTACAACCATTTCCTAAATGAATAGTAATAATTTTAGATTTTTCTTTCTTTAAATATTCATTAGCTAGTTCAGAAACATATTTATGACTCGTACCGTGGAAACCATATAAACGGATATTATTTTCTACTAAAAATTTATTTGGAATAGCATATTTATGAGCTATAACCGGTATTGTTTGATGAAATGCTGTATCAAAAACAGCAATCTGCTTTGCAGCACTAAAAATAGCCTCGGCTACATTTATTCCTTCCAAATTTGCAGGATTGTGTAATGGTGCTAATGAAAATAGTTCTTTGATTTTATCTTTAACTTTTTTAGTTACTTCTACAATATTCGTAAAAGTACTTCCTCCATGAACAACCCTGTGCCCTACCGCTTTTATTTCTTCAGTAGATTTAATTACCCCTATCTTATCATCTAAAAGAAGATTCACTACTCTTTCTAATCCTTCTTTATGATTATTAAGGGTTGTTAACTCTTCTATCTTTTCAGTTTTTGATGCATAATGAATTGCACTATCACTTAAACCAATTCTTTCAATCAAACCATGACAAATCACATCTTGTTCAGGCATACTAAACAATTGATATTTAATAGATGAACTCCCTGAATTAATAACTAATATCTTCATAAATTATCTTTATAATTAAATGATTTATTTTTCCTGTGCTTGTATTGCTGTTAATATTACAGTGTTAAAAATATCATCAACGGTACAGCCTCTACTTAAATCATTCACTGGTTTATTTAAACCTTGTAGCATAGGACCAATTGCTAAAGCTCCAGTTTCACGTTGCACTGCTTTATAGGTATTATTTCCAGTATTTAAATCAGGAAAAATTAACACGTTTGCTTGCCCTGCCACTTTAGAGTTTGGCAGTTTCTTTTTTCCAATACTTGGATCTACAGCTGCATCATATTGTATAGGTCCTTCTACTTTTAAATCAGTTCTTTTTTCTTTAATTATCTCTGTAGCTCTTCTTACAACATCAACATCTTCACCTTTTCCAGATGAACCAGATGAATAAGAAAGCATTGCTATTTTAGGGTCTATACCGAAAGCAATACTTGAGTCAGCTGATGAAATTGCTATTTCAGCTAGCTGTTCTGCCGTAGGATTTGGATTAATAGCACAATCTCCAAAAACAGATACTCTATCTTCTAAGCACATGAAAAATATTGATGATACAACAGAAAAACCTGGCTTGGTTTTTACAAATTGTAATGCTGGTTTGATAGTATGTTGTGTGGTATGAGCTGCACCA is a genomic window containing:
- a CDS encoding glutamate synthase subunit beta, with the translated sequence MGEIGGFKLYKRINEKQQPVSKRLKNYNEFTISLNQDTLKSQASRCMNCGVPFCHSGCPLGNLIPDFNDYIHRGEWKKALNILHSTNNFPEFTGRLCPAPCEKACVLGIIDAPVSIENIEKYLVERGFKEGWIKPKPPTKRTGKTIAIVGSGPAGLAVAQQLNRSGHLVTVFERDDKLGGLLRYGIPNFKLEKNIIDRRINILEEEGIIFKTNVNVGINYSIEKLQKFDAIVLCGGATIPRNLPINKFTINGVHQAMDYLKEQTKALYNQKQEIAINAKNKNVIVIGGGDTGSDCVGTANRQGASSVVNFEILPKPSKNRDTSTPWPFWPLQLKTTTSHDEGCDRNWLINTKEFLTDDSGNLTGIKTVKVKWEVDSNKKPVLIEQSGSEKIWPCDLVLLSLGFTGPEKTLAEQLELKTNQRGNYSAKEYQTNIPKIFTAGDMRRGQSLIVWAISEGREAAKSVNKFLLKKNLLPYKGQGDLLNSNN
- a CDS encoding ammonium transporter: MDILTVNNLWMMICTALVFIMHLGFTFLEIGLTRQKNTLNILFKNIFIITVGLLLYFLIGFNLMYPNFGEGSFGIIGFSGVGLTPPLTNNVLDLTYNNGFTFWTDFLFQGMFAATAATIVSGAVAERMKLGPFILFTVIYVGFVYPIAGSWKWGKGFLENLETPFYDFAGSTLVHSVGGWAAIIAIWLLGPRIGKFKNNQSFAIPGHNIPLATAGVLILWFGWFGFNGGSVLSADPTKTSLTLVTTCLAAASGGVFSFISSSIIYKNYDLTMFLNGILGGLVGITAGADLMSPTNAIIIGAIAGILVVLAVALIDTCKLDDPVGAIAVHLFCGIWGTLAVGIFGDLASLNQFVSQLIGVIAYALFCISTSFIIIYTLKKTIGIRVSEKDELKGLDKSEHGISAYPEFRLNE
- the gltB gene encoding glutamate synthase large subunit → MKDQGLYLNEFERDNCGAGFICNLHGKKSNKIIHNALEILVKLEHRGAVSSDGKTGDGAGILIDIPHDFFKRVCNFEIPSYKEYAVGMVFLPQNKYQLNFCINIFEEELKNQDLRILGWRDVPVDSNCIGNIAAKSEPYTKQIFIDKNAQSLTDLEFNAKLFAARKITEHIIANSKLSEANYFYVPSLSTTTIIYKGLLIPEDIGIYYKDLQEEDVVTRLALVHQRFSTNTFPSWDLAQPFRYMCHNGEINTLKGNVSRMRAREELMKSPLFKNNIKKLFPIIHENKSDSASMDMVVELLLMTGKTLPEVLMMMVPEAWEKDQTMSNEKKAFYEYNSCIMEPWDGPASIPFTDGNYIGAVLDRNGLRPSRYTVTKDGFVIMASEIGVVEVLPQNVAKHGRLEPGKIFLVDMNAGKIIEDKEVKDQIIHKHPYKKWIKDHSLPLAEVPYTENPPTYEVTDYKTRLKAFGYTFEDISTVINPMATKSKEAIGSMGTDTPLAVLSNKSQLLYNYFKQLFAQVTNPPLDGIREEIITDISLAIGGDRNIFDTIPEQAKKLRIQNPVISNEDLDKIKNIKHPDFKSKLIPILYKHKRGVNGLEIALDNILDKAEKAIDKGTNIIILSDRGITNKKAPIPALLACSYLHHSLNRKGKRSQFGIVIETAEAREPHHFATLFGYGASAVNPYLVNEIIEQEVAQGTIKNLSKANAVKNYNTAIGKGLLKIMNKIGISTLHSYRASQIFEILGLKQSFTNKYFPNTPSRIGGIGLYVLEKDILSRYKSAFPSKKIEANLELPIGGDYRWRRNGENHQFNPNSIAKLQQAVRLKSKESYATYSKLINEQSENLMTIRGLLEFNNLNPIPIDEVEPWTEIVKRFKTGAMSYGSISKEAHENLAIAMNRIGGKSNSGEGGEDIERFKVLKNGDSKKSAIKQVASGRFGVSSNYLTNAKEIQIKMAQGAKPGEGGQLPGEKVFPWIAKVRNSTPFVGLISPPPHHDIYSIEDLAQLIYDLKNANREARINVKLVSKVGVGTIAAGVAKAKADVILVSGFDGGTGASPLTSLKHAGLPWELGIAEAQQTLILNNLRNRVVLECDGQLKTGRDVAIATLLGAEEFGFATAPLVASGCIMMRACHLNTCPVGIATQDPELRKNFKGTPEHVINFMYFVAEELRQIMAKLGFKTINEMVGQVHKLSTKKAINHYKAKGIDLSNILYQPKTKNKLLCNTEQQDHELKNVLDLRIYKEAKPAISKKIPMSFEYQIKNTNRSVGAILSNEISKIHGENGLPENTLQLNFIGSAGQSFGAFACKGLTLSVEGETNDYLGKGLSGGKLIIKKPQIASFKAEENIITGNVSLYGAIAGEVYINGIAGERFAVRNSGAIAVVEGVGDHGCEYMTGGKVIVLGNTGKNFAAGMSGGIAYLYNKNNSYKKSLCNIEMVDLEAPSSSDLNELYQLINNHYTHTKSNIANKVLLNWKKESMNFIKVFPKEYKKAIQKTHKEVKQLTA
- a CDS encoding acetate/propionate family kinase, with the translated sequence MKILVINSGSSSIKYQLFSMPEQDVICHGLIERIGLSDSAIHYASKTEKIEELTTLNNHKEGLERVVNLLLDDKIGVIKSTEEIKAVGHRVVHGGSTFTNIVEVTKKVKDKIKELFSLAPLHNPANLEGINVAEAIFSAAKQIAVFDTAFHQTIPVIAHKYAIPNKFLVENNIRLYGFHGTSHKYVSELANEYLKKEKSKIITIHLGNGCSMTAIKNGISIDHSLGFGPVTGLIMGSRSGDIDHSLIFYLINELGYKIDDVYTMLQEESGMLGLTGYSDLRDIEKEASLGNVACKLALDMNAYRIKKYIGSYVAAMNGLDAIVFTAGIGENSSMIRNLVCTEMETFGIELDKNKNDIRAKELIDVSLDSSKVKILVIPTNEELEIAKQSFNLL